The nucleotide window taatgttactcaTGTCTAACTatagaaatgtaaaattatATCAATAGggcatttgttgatttttatcaTCATGaaaaagtttaattttaatagtttcttttttttttttttttaaatatatcatatacattttattttccagaACGGTttcaaaatacagtatatcttgTGCGTGCTCACAAAGAGCTGTGCTTTGTGTTTAAGAGCGGagccaaaaaagaagaagaaggtggaCCCAAGAAGGGAGCAGATGttgagagagaggatgagaaaAAAGCTGAAGAAGCTGGAAAAGGTTCCACCTGAGCTTATCCCCATAGAGGACCTCATCACTCCAGCCAAATGCTTGGATGAAACAAGGTACAGCTCATTTCCCTGTTGTCCATACAGCCATTTGCAGGTAACTAGGTTAGATTTGAGTTCAGGCACACCTGCGGGCTGGTAGCATACATTAAAGAACAAAGCTGGCGTTattcaatgtatttcttattttcAACAAATGCTGGAAATCAAAACTCTGCGAATCTCAATCTGTTCTCCAGAGATTTAGTTACATCAAAGTTCAAAACGCTCATGAGTTTGCTTTTAATCTGAtttgcaaaaaatgtattttgttcttCCAGcgagttttacatttttattgataATCTCGAGGATAGGGTTTTTTTCGGATGGATTTGACAAATTGTACAGTAACTCTTGTTGAACAAGATCGCAGCAATGTCCCTATTGGTTATTCCAAACATTTAGCATTAAGACCTGCAGACGTAACATTGTTTTGTGGATACACTTTTATATATCATTTGTCTTGCTTTGACTTACTGTATCTGAGTTCTTTCCTTGATAGTGTGGTGCTTGCTGACTTTGAAGTGCTATAAATTGGTCATTCTTACTCTCTTACAAAGGGAACGCTCTGCGCCAAGGCTGTCATTTGAAGAAAGTGAGGGTCAAGCCCTGCTACTTAAGGAGTGGTGTCGATACAAACAGGTCACCACTTACCTATAACACCTCCATCACTTAAGCTTTTATTGAAAATCTTGCCTCTGACCTCTGCCCTTCATTATGCACACTTAATGGGCTATATTTGATGTACTCTTCTGTCTTTGTTCTTGCAGGAGCAGCACATTGCTGAAGTGGAGGCTGTTGAACTTGCTCTAGAGGCACAGAGGGAGGCGCTGGCGGAGCTGAAGTTAGAGTCCGAGGAGCTGTACCAGGCAGCTCTGAAGCCAGACCCCCTTCTGTTTCCCTTCACTCATGAAGGTCCTGCCTACACACCGCCAAAGACCAAGTATGAAGCTCCTGATGGGAAATACAACAACATCACTAAAGTCTACACACAGTGATCGACTGTGGGGGcagcctgtgtttgtcatgataCAATAAGGCAAGATGCAGCCTTTTAAAAGCCTGCATGTGTAGGTGTGAAGGACACTTTGctgcaaatgttattttttcttgAATTGTATATTCCCCTCAGTTGTTTCTCTGTatcaaatgcaaaaacattcatagaaattatgaattgattttttttttcctccaacatTCACATCTCTGTATAAAACTGAAGaaagctgaaaataaaaatgtactttttttttaattgatccAATTTGTTCAGAATAAGTTAAACCTTTTTTGTGTCAAGGTTAAGCCATAATCAATTACATAAAGCAAAGAACTGCTAATGCACAACTCTGTGTAGGTTGAAACTGTAAAGCTGATTTGTCATTATTGCatcaataatacatttaatatattCATCACAGAGGAGTTTCAACAGCACAGGTTAAAGAGAATAAGGTTTTTACAGTCCTGGGTTCAACTCTCCTGTTTGATGCCATGCCAATGTTAGTACATTCTTGTGCAGAAgcaatttttaaatgttaaccTTATCAAAACAACGCACGACAGGTCATTCATTACTTAGATGGAATACATGAAATGTTTCCTTTGCATATTTTAACCCAAAAAACCTTTTCTacactaaacaaaaaaacaaggcattTAATCTCAAAACTCATTCACAATGAGTCTGTATGTGCAGTCAGCATTTGTGCCTTTGTTTATACAAGCTTTGGAGAACCAATAATTTATGATGGGAAAAACAACACTGCCTTTGCAGATCCAACTGTATCTCTCTGGTTATATAGATGCTGTCATACTCATCATTGACCACTAGAGGCGGCCACTAACACTGTTTTGAAACAGAAGCTCACTAAATACAATTTGAGATGACAATGAGTGATGGCCTGTCACTCCAGCGAGTGTCTCTCTATGATTTTGTTAAAGTCTCAAATCATCATTTTACTTTGGCCACCATGGAACAGACAGCCGATTGATAGTGACAGTTCAGGAGTCCTGAGGCTTTTCCTGATTCAAGGGCATGTGCCAGTCTCTGGGAGGGTCTCGCCTTAGTTCCCATACTGGGGTGAAGTTTCTCTGCTCTGCCACCCTGTTCCTCTCACTTTTCTGCAAGGCGTCCTGCAatacacatacattacatataaaATGCCTGAGTTCactttcaagtgttttttttagacaCCATGAATATTGTTAGAAAGATCGCAAGTCaaggtctttaaaaaaaaaaagtgacttccAGCTGATGTACCTTTGCTTCTGCACCTCTGTGTTTCTCCCACTCTTTGCAGTTATGGTAATCCTCTTTCCACTGCTTGCAAGATGGGGAGGTACCATACGTGTAATAGTGGTGAAAACAATTCCTCAAGCTTTTGCAATGTCTGAATTCACTCCAATAGTCATCACAAGCCCGGGGCGGCTgtacaaacagacaaagcaagAAATCACCACCAATCCAagttgtatatattatatttcgCATATAAAGGGTCAACTCGGGGTGTGCTAAACCTGTGCAGCTGGCTATGT belongs to Etheostoma spectabile isolate EspeVRDwgs_2016 chromosome 5, UIUC_Espe_1.0, whole genome shotgun sequence and includes:
- the c5h22orf39 gene encoding synaptic plasticity regulator PANTS; this encodes MERSGEASWRPPRACDDYWSEFRHCKSLRNCFHHYYTYGTSPSCKQWKEDYHNCKEWEKHRGAEAKDALQKSERNRVAEQRNFTPVWELRRDPPRDWHMPLNQEKPQDS
- the mrpl40 gene encoding large ribosomal subunit protein mL40 isoform X2; translated protein: MSVTLSRCLCRVLSRQTAPPSFLLGEHHHTVQSPWFAPVMTLKTSAPLRAEPKKKKKVDPRREQMLRERMRKKLKKLEKVPPELIPIEDLITPAKCLDETRERSAPRLSFEESEGQALLLKEWCRYKQEQHIAEVEAVELALEAQREALAELKLESEELYQAALKPDPLLFPFTHEGPAYTPPKTKYEAPDGKYNNITKVYTQ
- the mrpl40 gene encoding large ribosomal subunit protein mL40 isoform X1, whose protein sequence is MSVTLSRCLCRVLSRQTAPPSSFLLGEHHHTVQSPWFAPVMTLKTSAPLRAEPKKKKKVDPRREQMLRERMRKKLKKLEKVPPELIPIEDLITPAKCLDETRERSAPRLSFEESEGQALLLKEWCRYKQEQHIAEVEAVELALEAQREALAELKLESEELYQAALKPDPLLFPFTHEGPAYTPPKTKYEAPDGKYNNITKVYTQ